The window CCATTGAGGGTCTTGATTTCAGCTATCTGCCAAAGCGGATATTTGTCGGACGCAGCGATGAGCAAAGCCGGAGCCGTCCCTTGGGGGGCGAGGAAATGCTGCTGAAGCATCTGGCACATTTCGGATTCGAATATGTCATGTTTGAGAAACTTGCCCCGTTGGAGCAGATTGCGCTTATGGCGCAAGCTGAGGTGATGATTTCACAGCATGGGGCAGGGTTCACCAACATGCTTTTCGCCAACCCTGATGCCTACCTCATTGAATTGGGCACACTGCAAACCGCGCAGGCACGCTGGGCGGACTTCTGGCCGTTGGCTCATGCAGCGCAGTGCACCTATCTAAGTTTCTTCGCGGATTTTAACAGCGAAAACCCCATACAAGAACCTTCGTTCAACGTGGATGGTATTGTTCCACCCGCATTGTCCGAAAAAGCGGTGGCTCAGGTCGTTACGTTTGTAGCAAGCTTGTTGCGGCACGCGCCGTCTATGCCTGATGCAACAAGCGTTATAATTCTTGCACGGCGTTTGCTGCGCGCAGGGGCAGCTCCGCAGACACTTGAGCTGTTGGATAAGCACCAAAGCATGGTCGTGAACGATGCGGGATTGTGTTTGCTGAGGGCGGATTGCCACAAAGAACTGGATGAGCCGAAGTCGGAATTGGTGGCGTTAGAGCAGGCGCATGCGGCCGATCCAAAGCGCTGGCAGACGCTTGTGCGGATTATATGGTGCGCAAACCGATGTGAGAGGCCTGCGGTCATTCGCTGGGCTGTTTCCCGTCTGGCAGCAGATTTTCCGGACCGTCACGCGGCATTTATCAGTAATCATGACTGGGTACGTTTCGTCGCATGATTGTGCGAACGGCTGCGTGCCGTTATGACAGGTGAAACAAAACTGAAAGTGCCCAGCCTGTGACCAAAAACAAAGTAACTTCTGAAGAGGCGCTTGCCTTCCATCTTGAACCGACACCGGGCAAGTTTGAAATCACTGCGACCGTCCCGATGACAACGCAACGCGACCTGTCGCTGGCGTACTCACCCGGCGTGGCCGTTCCTTGTGAAGCCATCGCCGCTGATCCGCAGTTGGCGTATGATTATACCAACAAAGGTAATCTTGTTGCCGTAATCTCAAACGGTACAGCAGTGTTGGGCCTTGGCAACCTTGGCGCGCTGGCATCCAAACCGGTGATGGAGGGCAAGGCGGTCTTGTTCAAACGCTTTGCTGACGTGAATTCGATCGATATTGAACTGGACACAGAAGACACCGAAGCCTTCATCAACGCGGTTAAGCTGATGGGTCCGACATTTGGTGGAATCAATCTTGAGGATATCAAGGCGCCTGAATGTTTCATCATTGAGCAGCGCCTGAAGGAAGAGATGGATATTCCCGTCTTCCATGATGATCAGCACGGTACAGCGGTGATCTGTGCGGCCGGGCTTTTGAATGCGCTCAAGATTTCGGGGAAGAAGATTGAGGATGTCCGCATTGTTCTGAACGGGGCAGGGGCCGCGGGTATCGCGTGTCTTGAACTGCTGAAGGCGATGGGTGCGCAGCACAACAATTGCATCATGTGCGATACCAAAGGTGTGATCTATCAGGGCCGTACCGAGGGTATGAACCAGTGGAAGTCAGCCCATGCAGCGACAACTGATGCGCGCAGCCTTGCTGACGCGATGAAAGGTGCTGACGTCTTTCTTGGTGTATCGGTCAAGGGTGCTGTGACCACGGATATGGTTGCCAGCATGGCAGATGATCCAGTGATTTTTGCTATGGCAAACCCCGATCCGGAAATTACGCCAGAAGAAGCACACGAGGTGCGCGCTGATGCCATCGTGGCGACCGGTCGCAGCGACTACCCCAATCAGGTGAACAACGTTCTGGGCTTCCCCTACTTGTTTCGTGGGGCATTGGATATCAACGCACGTGCTATCAATGACGAGATGAAGATCGCTTGCGCCCATGCGCTGGCTAATCTTGCGCGTGAGGACGTTCCAGACGAGGTGGCGCTGGCCTATGGGAAAAACCTCAGCTTTGGTCGTGATTATATCATCCCGACACCTTTCGACCCGCGTTTGATACACCGCATCCCGCCAGCAGTTGCACGCGCAGGTATGGATACCGGCGCAGCGCGTCGGCCTATCATTGATATGGATGCTTATGAACAAAGCCTGAAATCGCGTCTCGACCCGACAGCGAATATCATGCGCGGCATCAACGCGCGCGCACGGGCCAATCAGGCACGTATGATTTTCGCAGAAGGCGATGACCCCAAGGTGCTGCGCGCTGCGGTCATGTACCAGCGTCAAGGTTTGGGCAAAGCTTTGGTTGTGGGACGGGCGGATGATGTGAAGGCCAAGCTGATCGCAGCAGGGCTAGAGGATGCTACCCGTGAGCTTGAAGTCGTCAATGCAGCCAACAGCCAGCATTTGGATTTGTATAAGTCGTTCTTGTATGAACGGTTGCAGCGGCGCGGTTTTGACAAGAAAGACATTCACCGTCTTGCGGCGCGGGACCGTCATGTGTTTGCGGCACTGATGTTGGCACACGGTCACGGTGACGGTCTGGTCACGGGCGCAACACGTAAATCAGCCCATGTGCTGGAGCGGATCAATCACGTTTTTAACGCCACAGCTGAGGGTGGCGCTGCCGGCATTACAGCCTTGCTCCACAATGGCCGTATTGTGCTGATTGGTGACACGTTGGTGCATGAATGGCCAAACGCCGAGGATCTCGCGAACATCGCAGAAAGTGGCGCGCGGGTTGCTCGGCATCTGGGAATGGAACCGCGCGTCGCATTCGTCAGCTTTTCGACGTTCGGGTATCCGGTGTCTGAGCGGGCTGAAAAGATGCACGTTGCACCTGATGTGCTAGACACGCGCGGGGTCGACTTTGAGTACGAAGGCGAGATGACAGTCGATGTGGCGATGAATGTCGAAAGCCAGAAGAACTATCCGTTCTCACGGCTCACCGGTCCTGCCAACATTCTTGTGGTGCCGGCGCGTCACTCGGCAAGCATTTCGGTTAAGCTGATGCAAGAAATGGCTGGCGCGACCGTGATTGGTCCGATTTTGACAGGGCTTGATCAATCGATCCAGATTGCTTCTTCGACATCTACCACGAATGATATCCTTAATATGGCGATCCTTGCCGCATGTAAGGTGGGCGGATGATCTGGAACCTCGGCTCGATTAACATCGACAATTTTTACGAGGTTCCCCACCTGCCCGCAGCGGGCGAAACATTGGCGGCGCGCAGCTATGGCTTTGGTTTGGGCGGCAAGGGCGCGAATATGTCCGTGGCAGCTGCGCGCGGTGCCGCGCATGTTTCCCATATCGGTGCGATCGGAAAAGAAGGTCGCTGGACCCGCGAACGGCTGATGGAATACGGTGTGGATACACCGCATATCGCCCAGATCAGCGAGCCGACCGGCCATGCGAATATCGTGGTCGACGACGAAGGAGAGAACAGCATCGTTTTGTTTCACGGTGCGAATGTTCAACTGACCGAGGCAATTATTGGCGTCGCGTTGACCGAAGCATCCCCGGGTGATTTCCTGCTCATGCAGAATGAAACAAACGGTCAGGAATACGCAGCTACCACTGCACAATCGCTTGGATTGCGGGTGGTCTATGCTGCTGCGCCTTTTGAGGCGTCAGCAGTAGCGCTGCTTTTGGACAAGATCGACCTGCTTGTTATGAACGAGGTCGAAGCCGCGCAGCTTGAAGAGGCAACCGGCAAGGCCCCCGAGGCGCTGGGGCTACCCGACGTGGTCGTCACATTGGGGGCACAGGGGTGCAAATGGGTCTCTAACTCAGGCGAAAAGCGCTTTGACGCCTATCCGGCGCAAGCGGTGGATACAACGGGCGCAGGTGACACCTTTACCGGATATCTGGTGGCTGGACTTGATCGCGGCTTGGGGATGGAGGCGTCAATTGACTTGGCTCTCAAAGCCGCTGCGCTGATGGTGATGCGGCGCGGAACGGCCGATGTGATCCCGGACCTGAAGGAAATCCAGGATCACTTTGGTCTTTAGCCGGCGAAGGGTGCGGCAGACCCCCATAGTTCTTTGACGCGCTGGTCACGACCACAGGCGTTGCGGTAAGCTTTATAAGCGTTGGCCTGACTTTTCGGTCCAAAGCGTGTCAGAACGATCTTGCTGCCTTTGGCGTAATCCTGATGATAGGCATCTGCAGGATAGAACTTGGACGAACCCAAAATGGGGGTCACAACCTTTTTTCCCAGTTCAGACTGCGCCTTTGATTTTGCCTGCTCTGCGGCTACTTTTTGGTTGCTGGTAGCAAAGACCGCCGTCCGGTAGCTGGGTCCACGGTCACAAAACTGGCCACCCGCGTCTGTAGGATCAACCGACCGGAAAAACAGGTCCAGCAACGTCGATGCGCTGACGACATTTGGATCAAAGATGATTTGCACGGCCTCATAGTGGCCTGTGCCGCCTCCTGTCACCTGCTTGTATGTTGGGTTCGCTGTCTTGCCTCCGGCAAAACCTGATATGGCTTCTTTGACGCCTTTAACCTTTTCGAAATCGGCTTCGACACACCAGAAACAGCCGCCGGCCACGGTTAGTGTTTCACTTCCCGCTGCTTTTAGCGGTGCGGCCTGTACCATCAGGCCGAGGGCAATAAGCCCGGCAAGGGTGAGTGCCTTGAGATTGCTCAGCTTGGTCATTGTGCTCTCCTTTTTGCGGCATGGTGCGGTCGAGAATGGCCATACGCAACGATTGACCGCATACATCACGCAGTGGTGATTTCAGTTTACCGCCGCGTGCGGGCTGGTATCACTGCGAAAACTGCAAAAGGATTTTAATATGCGCATTGCGATGTGGTCCGGACCCCGAAACCTGAGTACAGCGATGATGTACTCCTTTGGCGAGCGAAATGACTTTGCCGTTATGGATGAACCGTTTTATGCGCCTTATCTTGCCGCGTCTGGCATTGATCATCCGATGACGGACGAGATCCTGGCAGCGCATGAAATTGCCCCGGAGCGTGTTGCCAAAAGCTGTCAGGATGGTGGGAAGCCTCACTTGTACATGAAACATATGCCGCATCATATGCTGTCTGGCTTTCCTATGGATTGGACGAAAGACTGCGTAAATGTACACCTGATCCGCCATCCGGCGCGCGTAATCGCAAGTTATGCTGCCAAACGCGAGGCTCCCACGCTGGAAGATATCGGTTACGTTCAGCAAGCACAGTTGTTCGACAAGTTGGGCGGTATCGTGATCGACAGTACCGATATCCGTGCACAACCTGAGAAAATGTTGAGGGCGCTCTGTGACGCGATAGATCTGCCATTTGATCCTGCAATGCTGAGTTGGCCCGCAGGTCCGCGGGCAGAAGACGGTATTTGGGCGCGACACTGGTACGGGGCCGTACATGAAAGCAGGGGCTTTGCTGGTGCAGAAGGGCCGTTGCCGGATGTTCCACTCGCGTTGCAACCGGTACTAAAAGAAGCCCTTCCACATTATTTGCGGTTACATGAGCGCCGCCTTTCCCCGTGAACAAAAGCTGATGGCTGTTACATGTTCAGTGTTCTTAAAGAGTATCACTTTACATCGTAAAGCGTAGACCGGTTTCCGGTTAGGTTAACGAGTAGGCGGCCCGGGCAGTTGTTCGTCT is drawn from Sulfitobacter sp. S223 and contains these coding sequences:
- the msrA gene encoding peptide-methionine (S)-S-oxide reductase MsrA, giving the protein MTKLSNLKALTLAGLIALGLMVQAAPLKAAGSETLTVAGGCFWCVEADFEKVKGVKEAISGFAGGKTANPTYKQVTGGGTGHYEAVQIIFDPNVVSASTLLDLFFRSVDPTDAGGQFCDRGPSYRTAVFATSNQKVAAEQAKSKAQSELGKKVVTPILGSSKFYPADAYHQDYAKGSKIVLTRFGPKSQANAYKAYRNACGRDQRVKELWGSAAPFAG
- a CDS encoding NADP-dependent malic enzyme, producing the protein MTKNKVTSEEALAFHLEPTPGKFEITATVPMTTQRDLSLAYSPGVAVPCEAIAADPQLAYDYTNKGNLVAVISNGTAVLGLGNLGALASKPVMEGKAVLFKRFADVNSIDIELDTEDTEAFINAVKLMGPTFGGINLEDIKAPECFIIEQRLKEEMDIPVFHDDQHGTAVICAAGLLNALKISGKKIEDVRIVLNGAGAAGIACLELLKAMGAQHNNCIMCDTKGVIYQGRTEGMNQWKSAHAATTDARSLADAMKGADVFLGVSVKGAVTTDMVASMADDPVIFAMANPDPEITPEEAHEVRADAIVATGRSDYPNQVNNVLGFPYLFRGALDINARAINDEMKIACAHALANLAREDVPDEVALAYGKNLSFGRDYIIPTPFDPRLIHRIPPAVARAGMDTGAARRPIIDMDAYEQSLKSRLDPTANIMRGINARARANQARMIFAEGDDPKVLRAAVMYQRQGLGKALVVGRADDVKAKLIAAGLEDATRELEVVNAANSQHLDLYKSFLYERLQRRGFDKKDIHRLAARDRHVFAALMLAHGHGDGLVTGATRKSAHVLERINHVFNATAEGGAAGITALLHNGRIVLIGDTLVHEWPNAEDLANIAESGARVARHLGMEPRVAFVSFSTFGYPVSERAEKMHVAPDVLDTRGVDFEYEGEMTVDVAMNVESQKNYPFSRLTGPANILVVPARHSASISVKLMQEMAGATVIGPILTGLDQSIQIASSTSTTNDILNMAILAACKVGG
- a CDS encoding HAD family hydrolase, with amino-acid sequence MRIAMWSGPRNLSTAMMYSFGERNDFAVMDEPFYAPYLAASGIDHPMTDEILAAHEIAPERVAKSCQDGGKPHLYMKHMPHHMLSGFPMDWTKDCVNVHLIRHPARVIASYAAKREAPTLEDIGYVQQAQLFDKLGGIVIDSTDIRAQPEKMLRALCDAIDLPFDPAMLSWPAGPRAEDGIWARHWYGAVHESRGFAGAEGPLPDVPLALQPVLKEALPHYLRLHERRLSP
- a CDS encoding ribokinase, which gives rise to MIWNLGSINIDNFYEVPHLPAAGETLAARSYGFGLGGKGANMSVAAARGAAHVSHIGAIGKEGRWTRERLMEYGVDTPHIAQISEPTGHANIVVDDEGENSIVLFHGANVQLTEAIIGVALTEASPGDFLLMQNETNGQEYAATTAQSLGLRVVYAAAPFEASAVALLLDKIDLLVMNEVEAAQLEEATGKAPEALGLPDVVVTLGAQGCKWVSNSGEKRFDAYPAQAVDTTGAGDTFTGYLVAGLDRGLGMEASIDLALKAAALMVMRRGTADVIPDLKEIQDHFGL